The following coding sequences are from one Diospyros lotus cultivar Yz01 chromosome 7, ASM1463336v1, whole genome shotgun sequence window:
- the LOC127806927 gene encoding protein ALTERED PHOSPHATE STARVATION RESPONSE 1-like encodes MGCSTSKLDNEEAVQLCKDRKRFIKQAVEHRMRFASGHVAYIQSLKRVSAALRDYVDGDEPREFLLDSYKTTRPIKKTNTGFISISPKSFSVAPLESETKSSLKINYLRSGGNPSVSVEERPHSPETVRIETYSPVHYYEIDRFFAMQSSPMNPLVFSYSPNNRPNIPPPSPQTSQWDFFWNPFSSLDFYGYPTGSNLDQTLLDDEIRGLRQVREEEGIPELEEETEQEDSDKNASTPKERANINVNSEREEVIVEDVDDDNDDGTETEHEVGGLQSQGGQSIAVSKAQNAGPISNQATAIGDREEDNKQTPGFTVFVNRRPTSMAEVIKDLEDQFMIVCSAANEVSAILEASRAQYSSALNDLSATKLLNPVTLFRSASSRSSSSRLLMNTTSSKEEGYESSSDISEESCMFSGSHQTTLDRLYAWEKKLYEEVRAGERVRMAYEKKCLQLRNQDDKGEDASSMDKTRAAIRDLHTQIKVSIHSVEAVSKRIETLRDEELQPQLLELVQGLGKMWKVMGECHQLQKRTLDEAKLLLAGTPSKLKKHTVFSPAEPDRLSRSAANLETELRNWQACFESWITSQRSYVCALTGWLLRCIRCDPDLSKLQSSPHWSAGTPPIVGICIHWSRFLDSIREVPVLDGLDLFAAGVGSLYAQQLRQDSRHGAIGSKRLGGGAGGGNNMQLVELGRLEEEEFMSDEKMAEVALRVLCAGMSVAVSSLTQFAIASAEGYAELLVKQWDN; translated from the exons ATGGGATGTTCTACATCAAAATTGGATAATGAAGAGGCTGTCCAGCTCTGTAAGGATCGGAAGAGGTTCATTAAACAAGCTGTTGAACATAGGATGCGGTTTGCCTCTGGACATGTTGCCTATATCCAGTCCTTGAAAAGAGTTTCAGCTGCTCTTCGTGATTATGTAGATGGAGATGAGCCCCGTGAGTTCTTATTAGATTCATACAAAACCACCCGAcctataaaaaaaactaatacaGGTTTTATCTCGATATCACCGAAGTCTTTCTCAGTAGCACCACTTGAATCTGAAACCAAGTCATCATTGAAAATAAACTATCTAAGATCAGGTGGGAACCCATCAGTTTCTGTTGAGGAGAGACCTCATTCACCAGAAACAGTTCGCATTGAAACCTACTCACCGGTGCATTATTATGAGATTGATCGATTTTTTGCAATGCAATCATCACCAATGAATCCTTTAGTTTTTTCTTATTCCCCCAACAATAGACCCAATATACCTCCTCCTTCACCTCAAACTTCTCAATGGGACTTCTTCTGGAATCCCTTTTCATCACTTGACTTTTATGGGTATCCCACGGGGAGTAATCTTGATCAGACTCTGCTGGATGATGAGATCAGGGGGCTAAGGCAAGttcgagaagaagaagggatccCCGAATTAGAAGAGGAAACTGAACAGGAAGACTCTGATAAAAATGCAAGTACACCAAAAGAGAGAGCCAATATTAACGTAAACAGTGAAAGAGAAGAAGTTATAGTTGAAGatgttgatgatgataatgatgatggaACAGAAACTGAGCATGAGGTAGGAGGATTGCAATCCCAAGGCGGACAGAGCATTGCAGTTTCAAAAGCACAAAATGCAGGACCGATTAGTAATCAGGCAACTGCAATTGGTGATCGGGAAGAAGATAATAAACAAACGCCTGGTTTTACAGTTTTTGTAAACCGAAGACCTACAAGCATGGCAGAAGTTATCAAGGATCTTGAAGATCAGTTCATGATTGTTTGTAGTGCAGCAAATGAAGTCTCAGCTATATTAGAGGCTAGTAGAGCTCAGTACTCATCAGCCTTAAACGACCTCTCAG CTACTAAACTGCTGAATCCAGTAACTTTGTTCCGATCAGCTTCATCTCGTTCATCATCATCAAGATTATTGATGAACACTACAAGTTCCAAAGAAGAGGGCTATGAAAGTAGTAGTGATATCTCAGAGGAGTCTTGTATGTTTTCAGGCAGTCATCAAACAACACTGGACAGATTATATGCTTGGGAGAAGAAACTCTATGAGGAAGTCAGG GCTGGAGAGAGGGTTCGAATGGCATATGAGAAGAAATGTTTACAACTCAGGAACCAAGATGATAAAGGAGAGGATGCTTCTTCCATGGATAAAACACGAGCAGCCATTAGAGATTTGCATACACAGATAAAGGTTTCAATACACTCAGTTGAAGCGGTTTCAAAGAGGATTGAAACCTTAAGAGATGAAGAATTGCAACCTCAACTTCTGGAATTAGTGCAGGG GTTAGGAAAGATGTGGAAAGTGATGGGAGAATGTCATCAATTGCAGAAGCGTACGCTAGATGAGGCCAAACTCTTATTAGCTGGAACACCTTCAAAACTGAAGAAGCACACGGTGTTTTCACCAGCTGAACCTGACAGACTATCCCGTTCAGCTGCCAATCTCGAGACTGAGCTGAGAAACTGGCAGGCCTGTTTCGAGTCGTGGATCACTTCCCAAAGATCCTACGTGTGTGCATTGACAGGTTGGCTCCTCCGTTGCATTCGTTGCGATCCAGATCTGTCAAAGTTACAATCATCTCCTCATTGGTCTGCCGGGACCCCACCCATAGTCGGGATATGCATCCATTGGTCTAGGTTCCTGGATTCCATTCGTGAGGTGCCAGTTCTTGATGGACTGGACTTATTTGCTGCTGGAGTTGGCTCCTTGTATGCACAACAACTAAGGCAAGATTCTCGGCATGGTGCAATTGGATCAAAACGGCTTGGAGGTGGTGCAGGTGGAGGGAACAACATGCAACTTGTGGAGCTCGGCCGGTTGGAAGAGGAGGAGTTTATGAGTGATGAGAAAATGGCAGAAGTTGCCCTGAGGGTGCTGTGTGCTGGAATGTCGGTTGCTGTGAGTTCATTGACACAGTTTGCCATTGCTTCTGCTGAAGGGTATGCTGAACTACTAGTGAAGCAATGGgataattga
- the LOC127805494 gene encoding pentatricopeptide repeat-containing protein At2g34400, with translation MPWRVRNGQLPASEKIHVSPAETFLNLLKQCISTKTLQQVHTQMLLNSIHKPNFLLSKLVDFQDFNYASLLFSHIPEPNDYAYNIMIRGLTTAWQKFHLALKFYYRMKFSGLKPNNFTYPFVFIACGNLLALGHGQVAHSMVLKNGLDDDGHVSHSLITMYAKCGKLNYARQVFDEIRVRDLVSWNSMISGYSKMGFAGEAVKMFGMMRDEGFEPDEMTIVSVLGACGDLGDLQMGKSVEECVVNNEMEMNSYIGSALIDMYAKCGDFSSARGVFDQMINKDVVTWNAMITGHAQNGLADEAILLFNAMKVAGVMPDKITLTGVLSACASIGALDLGKSVDAYASERGLQHDIYVATALIDMYAKCGSMDHALRIFEAMPQRNEVSWNAMISALAFHGQAQEALLLFKNMLVEGGAARPNDITFVAVLSACVHAGLVDEGRRLFNLMSSSFGLVPKIEHYSCMVDLLARAGQLYEAWAFIQKMSTRPDPVILGTLLGACQKLRNVDIGEKVMRLILEIEPLNSGNYVISSKLYAYLKRWDDSARMRMLMRQKGVTKTPGCSWIELNAEVHEFHAGLSFPLYSEEVYVVIELLYDEMKMKGYTPNVDLL, from the exons ATGCCATGGCGAGTGCGAAATGGACAGCTTCCCGCCTCAGAGAAAATCCATGTCTCTCCAGCTGAAACATTCTTGAATCTATTGAAACAATGTATTTCCACCAAGACCTTGCAACAGGTCCACACCCAGATGCTCTTAAATTCCATCCACAAACCCAATTTCCTACTCTCTAAACTCGTCGATTTCCAAGACTTCAACTATGCCTCCCTTCTTTTCTCCCACATCCCCGAACCCAACGACTATGCTTACAATATCATGATTCGTGGTCTTACAACCGCATGGCAGAAGTTCCATCTCGCCTTGAAATTCTATTATCGAATGAAGTTTTCAGGCTTAAAGCCCAATAATTTTACTTACCCGTTTGTGTTTATTGCTTGCGGGAATCTCCTGGCATTAGGCCATGGGCAGGTGGCCCATTCAATGGTTTTGAAGAATGGGTTGGACGATGATGGTCATGTGAGTCATTCGTTGATCACGATGTATGCGAAGTGTGGTAAACTGAATTATGCACGACAGGTGTTCGATGAAATTCGGGTTAGAGATTTGGTGTCCTGGAATTCGATGATATCGGGGTACTCTAAGATGGGTTTTGCAGGAGAAGCGGTGAAGATGTTTGGGATGATGCGGGATGAAGGTTTTGAACCAGATGAGATGACTATAGTGAGTGTTCTTGGGGCATGTGGGGATCTGGGCGATTTGCAAATGGGAAAGTCAGTTGAAGAGTGTGTTGTCAACAATGAGATGGAGATGAACTCTTATATTGGGTCAGCTCTAATTGATATGTATGCTAAATGTGGTGATTTCTCATCGGCCAGGGGGGTCTTTGACCAAATGATAAACAAAGACGTGGTCACCTGGAATGCTATGATTACCGG GCATGCACAAAATGGATTGGCAGATGAAGCAATCTTGTTATTCAATGCCATGAAAGTTGCTGGGGTTATGCCGGATAAAATCACCTTGACTGGTGTGTTATCTGCTTGTGCATCAATAGGAGCCCTTGACCTTGGAAAGTCTGTTGATGCATATGCTTCAGAAAGAGGCTTACAGCATGATATCTATGTTGCTACTGCCTTAATTGATATGTATGCAAAGTGTGGGAGCATGGACCATGCACTCAGAATTTTCGAAGCAATGCCCCAGAGAAATGAAGTCTCTTGGAATGCCATGATCTCTGCACTTGCCTTTCATGGACAAGCCCAAGAAGCCTTATTGTTATTTAAGAACATGCTAGTGGAAGGTGGGGCTGCTCGTCCTAATGACATTACATTTGTTGCAGTACTTTCTGCATGTGTGCATGCTGGATTGGTTGATGAGGGTAGACGACTATTTAACTTAATGAGCTCGTCTTTTGGTCTGGTCCCAAAAATTGAACATTACTCTTGCATGGTTGATCTTTTGGCACGCGCAGGGCAGCTTTATGAAGCATGGGCCTTCATTCAGAAGATGTCTACACGACCAGATCCCGTCATCTTAGGCACATTGCTTGGTGCCTGCCAGAAACTGAGAAATGTAGACATTGGTGAGAAGGTTATGCGGCTTATTCTTGAAATAGAGCCCTTGAATTCTGGGAACTATGTTATCTCATCAAagctatatgcatatttgaaaAGATGGGATGATTCAGCAAGGATGAGAATGTTGATGAGGCAGAAAGGTGTCACCAAAACACCTGGCTGTAGTTGGATTGAATTGAATGCCGAAGTTCATGAATTTCATGCTGggctttcttttcctctatacTCAGAAGAGGTTTATGTTGTCATAGAGTTGCTGTATGATGAGATGAAAATGAAAGGTTATACCCCAAATGTTGATCTGTTGTAG